From a region of the Sesamum indicum cultivar Zhongzhi No. 13 linkage group LG3, S_indicum_v1.0, whole genome shotgun sequence genome:
- the LOC105157877 gene encoding translation initiation factor eIF-2B subunit alpha, which produces MWYRSASFILDKQQQQQNDTVTNPESRPPSSASTAMAAENPNANISMYYQTRAAHHGVVTNDWLAQAQAAVGGHPDDSVSDNYVSGSEEENIRYSVVDEFNNWRKQPELAEAVAAIRALASVIRSSQATTMMELEIELKKASDALKSWDTTSISLTAGCDLFMRYVTRTSALEYEDFNSAKSRLLERAEKFGEISYKARRIIAMLSQDFIFDGCTILVHGFSRVVLEVLRTAAQNKKLFRVLCTEGRPDRTGLRLSNELAKLDIPVKLLIDSAVAYSMDEVDMVFVGADGVVESGGIINMMGTYQIALVAKSMNKPVYVAAESYKFARLYPLDQKDMVPALRPIDFGVPIPSKVEVETSARDYTPPQYLTLLFTDLGVLTPSVVSDELIQLYL; this is translated from the exons ATGTGGTATAGATCAGCCTCTTTCATCCTCGAcaaacagcagcagcagcagaacGACACCGTGACGAACCCTGAGAGTCGCCCTCCCTCCTCCGCCTCCACCGCCATGGCAGCCGAAAATCCTAACGCTAATATCTCAATGTATTATCAAACGCGGGCGGCGCACCATGGCGTGGTGACGAATGATTGGTTGGCTCAGGCGCAAGCTGCCGTCGGCGGTCATCCTGACGACTCCGTTTCGGATAATTATGTATCGGGAAGTGAGGAGGAGAATATAAGGTATAGCGTGGTGGATGAGTTCAATAATTGGAGGAAACAGCCGGAATTGGCGGAGGCAGTGGCGGCTATTAGGGCTTTGGCTTCGGTCATTCGATCGAGTCAAGCTACGACAATGATGGAGCTCGAAATTGAGCTTAAGAAAGCCTCTGATGCTCTGAAA TCATGGGACACTACCTCCATCTCTTTAACAGCTGGCTGTGATTTGTTCATGCGCTATGTGACAAGAACCTCAGCTTTAGAGTATGAGGACTTCAATTCTGCAAAATCTCGTCTTCTTGAACGTGCTGAGAAGTTTGGGGAGATATCTTATAAG GCTCGGAGAATAATTGCCATGCTTAGTCAAGATTTTATCTTTGATGGTTGTACCATTTTGGTGCATGGCTTCTCCCGAGTCGTGCTGGAAGTTTTGAGAACAGCAGCTCAGAATAAAAAACTCTTTCGAGTTCTCTGTACAG AGGGGAGGCCAGACAGGACAGGGCTGCGTTTATCTAATGAGCTTGCCAAGCTTGATATTCCTGTTAAGCTCTTAATAGACTCTGCTGTGGCATATAGCATGGATGAAGTGGATATGGTGTTTGTTGGAGCAGATGGAGTGGTAGAAAGTGGAGGTATAATAAACATGATGGGCACATACCAAATTGCACTGGTTGCTAAAAGCATGAATAAACCAGTTTATGTTGCTGCTGAAAGTTACAAG TTTGCTCGTCTTTATCCACTGGATCAAAAAGACATGGTACCGGCCTTGCGCCCGATTGATTTTGGGGTACCAATTCCATCCAAGGTCGAAGTTGAAACATCTGCTCGGGATTATACCCCACCTCAGTATCTGACATTGCTTTTCACAGATCTAGGTGTTCTAACACCATCTGTGGTAAGTGACGAGCTTATCCAGCTATACCTGTAG